The Bacteroidia bacterium genome includes a window with the following:
- the rpsA gene encoding 30S ribosomal protein S1 has translation MSESTTPEVISNASVTDASFDWDNIGKKVSSYSQDEFAKLEELYTRSLKTINTHDLVDGKVVSISKKEVVVNIGFKSDGVIPVSEFRYNPELSIGDTVEVYIDNQEDKTGQLVLSHKKARAMKSWERVKEALAKDEIIKGFVKCRTKGGLIVDVFGIESFLPGSQIDVKPIRDYDIYVGKTMEFKVVKINEEFKNVVVSHKALIEAELEQQKKEIISKLEKGQVLEGTVKNITSYGVFIDLGGVDGLIHITDLSWGRISHPEEIVKLDEKINVVILDFDDEKKRIALGLKQLTPHPWEKLNQDLKVGDKIKGRVQVITDYGAFVEIAPGVEGLIHVSEMSWSQHLRSPGDFLKVGDEVEAVVLTLDREERKMSLGIKQLTPDPWANILEKYPKGSRHNATVRNFTNFGVFVELEEGIDGLVHISDLSWSKKIKHPSEVTKVGEKLDVVVMDVDVDNRRLSLSHKHIEENPWEVFETVFTMDSVHKGTITQVLDKGAVVSLPYGVEGFAPNRHLKKQDGGNAKAEEQLEFKVIEFNKDQRKIVLSHTRTFDDMVRDEKENKRTDKRSDSGETQKAVKKLKDANEKSTLGDIEALSQLKTDLAEKEKKDEAGS, from the coding sequence ATGTCAGAATCCACTACTCCGGAAGTAATTTCCAACGCTTCCGTTACCGATGCCAGTTTTGACTGGGACAATATCGGAAAGAAAGTAAGCTCTTATTCCCAAGACGAATTTGCGAAGCTCGAGGAGTTATACACCCGTTCCCTGAAGACCATCAACACCCATGATTTGGTGGATGGAAAAGTTGTTTCCATTTCCAAAAAAGAAGTGGTAGTGAACATCGGTTTCAAATCAGACGGGGTGATTCCGGTTTCTGAATTTCGCTACAATCCGGAACTCAGCATCGGCGATACCGTAGAGGTATATATTGACAATCAGGAAGACAAAACCGGCCAGCTGGTGCTTTCACATAAGAAAGCCCGCGCGATGAAGAGCTGGGAGCGCGTGAAGGAAGCACTGGCAAAAGATGAGATCATCAAGGGATTTGTGAAGTGCCGTACCAAAGGCGGACTAATTGTTGATGTATTTGGTATTGAATCCTTCCTTCCCGGTTCACAGATTGATGTGAAGCCCATTCGGGACTATGACATTTACGTTGGAAAGACCATGGAATTCAAGGTGGTCAAGATCAACGAAGAGTTTAAAAACGTGGTGGTTTCCCACAAGGCGCTGATCGAGGCGGAGCTGGAGCAGCAGAAGAAAGAGATCATTTCCAAGCTGGAAAAAGGACAGGTGCTTGAAGGCACTGTGAAGAACATCACTTCCTACGGCGTGTTCATTGATCTGGGAGGAGTAGATGGTCTGATCCACATTACCGATCTGAGCTGGGGACGAATCAGCCACCCCGAGGAGATTGTTAAACTGGACGAAAAGATAAACGTTGTTATTCTTGATTTCGACGATGAGAAGAAGCGCATCGCACTGGGTCTGAAGCAACTCACCCCGCATCCGTGGGAGAAGCTGAATCAGGATCTTAAAGTAGGAGACAAGATCAAAGGACGCGTGCAGGTGATCACCGATTACGGAGCATTTGTAGAAATTGCTCCCGGCGTAGAGGGACTGATTCACGTGAGCGAAATGAGTTGGAGCCAGCACCTGCGTTCACCCGGTGATTTCCTGAAAGTGGGAGACGAGGTAGAAGCGGTGGTTCTTACACTTGACAGAGAAGAACGCAAAATGTCACTTGGCATCAAACAACTTACTCCCGATCCATGGGCCAACATCCTCGAGAAATATCCGAAAGGATCGCGGCACAATGCCACTGTTCGCAATTTCACCAACTTCGGTGTATTTGTGGAGCTGGAGGAGGGCATTGACGGGCTGGTTCATATCAGTGATCTGAGCTGGAGCAAGAAGATCAAGCACCCGAGCGAAGTTACCAAGGTGGGAGAAAAACTGGATGTGGTGGTGATGGATGTAGATGTAGACAACCGTCGTTTGTCTCTCAGCCACAAGCATATTGAGGAGAATCCCTGGGAAGTATTTGAGACCGTGTTTACGATGGACTCCGTACACAAAGGAACCATCACACAGGTACTTGACAAGGGAGCCGTGGTATCGCTTCCTTACGGCGTGGAAGGTTTCGCGCCGAACCGTCATCTCAAGAAGCAGGACGGCGGAAACGCGAAAGCAGAAGAGCAACTCGAGTTCAAAGTGATTGAGTTCAATAAAGATCAGCGAAAGATTGTACTCTCCCACACCCGCACCTTTGATGACATGGTACGCGACGAGAAGGAGAACAAGAGAACAGACAAGCGTTCAGATTCCGGCGAAACGCAGAAAGCGGTGAAGAAGCTCAAAGATGCCAACGAGAAATCCACCCTCGGTGACATTGAAGCCCTCTCCCAGCTTAAAACGGATCTGGCAGAGAAAGAAAAGAAAGATGAAGCAGGAAGCTGA
- the pyrR gene encoding bifunctional pyr operon transcriptional regulator/uracil phosphoribosyltransferase PyrR — MKPRLILDSEQFQITIDRLCHQLIEVHDDFRETVIIAIQPRGILLGRRIRTRLQQLLKKKHIFYGELDITFHRDDFRKRSLVPSATDIPFTIEEKNVILIDDVLFTGRTIRAALDAMLDFGRPKDVELMVLIDRRFSRNVPIQAKYVGKTIDSISSERVTVEWKETDKKDQVILAATETKAKKKNG; from the coding sequence ATGAAACCCAGACTGATACTTGACAGCGAGCAGTTTCAGATTACCATTGACCGGCTTTGCCATCAGCTGATCGAGGTGCACGATGATTTCCGGGAGACGGTGATCATAGCCATTCAGCCCCGCGGAATATTACTGGGAAGACGGATCCGGACCAGGCTGCAGCAGCTTCTCAAGAAAAAACACATCTTTTACGGAGAACTGGATATCACCTTTCACCGTGATGACTTCCGTAAACGTTCACTGGTTCCATCGGCCACCGACATACCGTTCACCATAGAGGAAAAGAATGTCATTCTTATTGATGACGTACTGTTCACCGGACGTACCATCCGTGCCGCGCTGGACGCCATGCTGGATTTTGGCCGACCAAAAGATGTGGAGCTCATGGTGTTGATTGACCGGCGCTTCAGCCGCAATGTTCCGATCCAGGCCAAATATGTAGGAAAAACCATTGATTCCATTTCCTCGGAGCGGGTGACAGTAGAATGGAAGGAAACAGATAAAAAGGACCAGGTCATTCTGGCTGCAACAGAAACCAAAGCGAAAAAAAAGAATGGATAA
- a CDS encoding aspartate carbamoyltransferase catalytic subunit: MDKLSVKHLLGIKGLHAKDIQLILDTAVHFKEVLNRPIKKVPSLRDITIANLFFENSTRTKLSFELAEKRLGADVVNFSSSSSSVKKGETLIDTVNNILAMKVDMVVMRHPNPGACLFLSKHVDSRIVNAGDGAHEHPTQALLDAFSIREKLGKLKGVKVAIIGDILHSRVALSNIFLLKTMGAEVTVCGPATLLPRYISSVGVRVETDLKRTLEWCDVANMLRIQLERQEIRYFPSLREYTMQYGLNRALLDSLKKKIVVMHPGPINRGVEITSDVADSKQSIILEQVENGVAVRMAVLFLLAGRTPVS, translated from the coding sequence ATGGATAAACTCAGTGTGAAGCATCTGCTGGGGATAAAAGGCCTCCACGCAAAGGATATCCAGCTCATCCTTGACACTGCAGTTCATTTTAAAGAAGTGCTCAACCGTCCGATAAAAAAAGTTCCTTCCCTGCGTGACATTACGATAGCCAATCTTTTTTTCGAGAACAGCACACGGACAAAGCTCTCCTTTGAACTGGCGGAAAAACGACTGGGAGCCGATGTGGTAAACTTTTCTTCCTCTTCTTCCAGTGTTAAAAAGGGAGAAACCCTGATTGACACAGTGAATAATATACTCGCCATGAAGGTAGACATGGTAGTGATGCGGCACCCCAACCCCGGCGCGTGCCTCTTCCTTAGTAAACATGTAGATTCCCGGATTGTAAATGCCGGCGACGGGGCACATGAGCATCCCACCCAGGCACTGCTGGACGCCTTTTCCATACGCGAGAAATTGGGAAAACTAAAAGGCGTGAAAGTGGCCATTATCGGAGACATTCTTCATTCCCGGGTAGCTCTCTCAAATATTTTTCTTCTCAAAACCATGGGAGCGGAAGTAACGGTTTGCGGCCCGGCCACGCTCCTGCCCCGTTATATTTCGAGTGTTGGTGTGCGGGTAGAAACGGATCTGAAGAGGACGCTGGAATGGTGCGATGTTGCCAATATGCTGCGCATCCAGCTTGAGCGTCAGGAGATCCGGTACTTCCCCAGCCTGCGGGAATATACCATGCAGTATGGGCTGAACCGGGCTCTGCTTGACAGCCTGAAAAAGAAGATCGTAGTGATGCACCCGGGGCCGATAAACCGGGGAGTGGAGATTACCTCTGATGTGGCTGACAGCAAGCAAAGTATCATTCTGGAACAGGTAGAGAACGGGGTAGCAGTTCGAATGGCTGTATTATTCCTGCTGGCCGGACGCACACCCGTATCGTAA
- a CDS encoding STAS domain-containing protein — translation MSFSVERKEKFAVIRTQAEKLDSNVAPSLKSELVVLNADGVKNIIIDLTSTRYCDSSGLSAILVANRLCKNSHGTLVISSLQENVTKLISISQLDSILNIAPSVEEAVNMIFTEEVARNN, via the coding sequence ATGTCATTCTCAGTTGAAAGAAAGGAAAAGTTTGCGGTGATCCGCACTCAGGCGGAAAAACTGGACAGCAATGTGGCTCCCTCATTGAAATCCGAGTTGGTTGTACTTAACGCGGATGGAGTAAAGAATATCATCATAGATCTCACCAGTACACGTTATTGCGATTCTTCAGGCCTGAGCGCCATACTTGTGGCCAACCGCCTATGCAAGAATTCTCACGGTACGCTGGTGATTTCTTCCCTTCAGGAGAACGTTACTAAACTGATCTCCATATCACAGCTCGATTCCATTCTGAACATTGCTCCCTCGGTGGAGGAAGCCGTTAACATGATCTTCACGGAAGAAGTAGCTCGCAATAATTAA
- a CDS encoding T9SS type A sorting domain-containing protein: MRKFFILCLLCLAAWQFAGAQACNPNMSFPGPGIDPDSATNFAPAYANSPYAQLITIVVPQDTQVLPWPIPPIPWDSTVLIAINGLPPGFTYSCYNQGPGNQTRCSWKGNTRGCVIITGNPTINDTGTYNLSIPTANYVGGSTTPTNFTITYYKIVVNAPSGVNEMDPATFEVLQNAPNPFSDRSDITFISGTAGNVEIRVYNMVGTEVGTYNLRARQGKNKFTFDAKGYTSGVYMYSLTMGDRTVTRRMVINR, translated from the coding sequence ATGAGAAAATTTTTTATCCTGTGCCTACTCTGCCTTGCGGCATGGCAATTTGCCGGCGCGCAGGCCTGTAATCCTAACATGAGCTTCCCGGGTCCAGGCATTGACCCTGACAGTGCTACGAATTTTGCACCTGCGTACGCCAATTCACCCTATGCTCAGCTTATTACCATTGTAGTTCCTCAGGATACTCAGGTTCTCCCCTGGCCGATACCTCCCATTCCCTGGGACAGTACCGTTCTTATCGCGATCAATGGATTACCTCCCGGATTCACCTACTCCTGTTATAATCAGGGCCCCGGCAATCAGACCCGCTGTTCCTGGAAAGGTAACACAAGGGGGTGCGTTATCATTACCGGAAACCCTACGATCAACGATACCGGCACCTACAATCTCAGTATCCCCACAGCGAACTATGTAGGCGGAAGCACTACGCCTACTAACTTCACCATCACTTATTATAAAATTGTAGTGAATGCGCCCAGCGGTGTTAACGAAATGGATCCTGCCACTTTTGAAGTGCTGCAGAACGCTCCCAATCCATTTTCCGACCGGTCCGACATTACCTTTATTTCCGGAACTGCCGGAAACGTGGAGATCAGGGTGTATAATATGGTCGGCACGGAAGTAGGCACTTACAATCTGAGAGCCAGACAAGGAAAAAATAAATTCACCTTCGATGCAAAAGGATACACTTCCGGAGTGTATATGTATTC